A single Elaeis guineensis isolate ETL-2024a chromosome 15, EG11, whole genome shotgun sequence DNA region contains:
- the LOC140850766 gene encoding cell division topological specificity factor homolog, chloroplastic-like isoform X1, with the protein MAISGDLKAFATFASYHPKHPLRSVLSSSKVQLGRFLNVGSNDLKITPKWPYMETPTSNTAHNGHQCFGFGANKLSSTTITQDAEGILLDAINMNFFDRLSLAWRILFPTRTARRNSNARIAKQRLKMILFSDRCAVSDEARKKIVRNIIEALSEFVEIDSQDKVQLNVSTDPDLGTVYSVTVPVRRVKPEYQDSEEDYRGKITGVEYKDTGETSGTVDVTFDFFIPNEK; encoded by the exons ATGGCTATCTCTGGAGATCTGAAAGCCTTTGCGACCTTCGCCTCTTATCATCCCAAGCATCCCTTGCGGTCCGTCCTCTCTTCCTCGAAG GTGCAGCTTGGCAGATTTCTCAATGTAGGATCAAATGATCTTAAGATCACACCCAAATGGCCATATATGGAAACCCCAACTTCTAATACAGCTCACAATGGTCACCAATgctttggatttggagcaaacaAACTCTCCTCAACAACCATCACTCAAGATGCTGAAGGAATTCTTCTTGATGCAATTAACATGAACTTCTTCGATCGTTTGAGCTTGGCATGGAGGATTCTATTTCCCACCAGAACTGCAAGAAGAAATTCCAATGCAAGGATCGCAAAGCAGAGGCTTAAGATGATCTTATTCTCTGATAGATGTGCAGTCAGTGATGAAGCAAGGAAAAAGATTGTTCGGAATATCATTGAAGCCTTGTCTGAATTTGTTGAGATTGATTCTCAGGATAAAGTCCAACTAAATGTCTCAACAGATCCAGACCTTGGTACGGTTTACTCTGTGACTGTCCCTGTCCGGCGAGTGAAACCTGAATACCAAGATTCTGAGGAGGATTACAGGGGGAAAATAACAGGCGTTGAATATAAAGACACTGGGGAGACATCCGGAACTGTTGATGTCACGTTTGATTTCTTTATTCCCAATGAGAAATAA
- the LOC140850766 gene encoding cell division topological specificity factor homolog, chloroplastic-like isoform X2, giving the protein MAISGDLKAFATFASYHPKHPLRSVLSSSKLGRFLNVGSNDLKITPKWPYMETPTSNTAHNGHQCFGFGANKLSSTTITQDAEGILLDAINMNFFDRLSLAWRILFPTRTARRNSNARIAKQRLKMILFSDRCAVSDEARKKIVRNIIEALSEFVEIDSQDKVQLNVSTDPDLGTVYSVTVPVRRVKPEYQDSEEDYRGKITGVEYKDTGETSGTVDVTFDFFIPNEK; this is encoded by the exons ATGGCTATCTCTGGAGATCTGAAAGCCTTTGCGACCTTCGCCTCTTATCATCCCAAGCATCCCTTGCGGTCCGTCCTCTCTTCCTCGAAG CTTGGCAGATTTCTCAATGTAGGATCAAATGATCTTAAGATCACACCCAAATGGCCATATATGGAAACCCCAACTTCTAATACAGCTCACAATGGTCACCAATgctttggatttggagcaaacaAACTCTCCTCAACAACCATCACTCAAGATGCTGAAGGAATTCTTCTTGATGCAATTAACATGAACTTCTTCGATCGTTTGAGCTTGGCATGGAGGATTCTATTTCCCACCAGAACTGCAAGAAGAAATTCCAATGCAAGGATCGCAAAGCAGAGGCTTAAGATGATCTTATTCTCTGATAGATGTGCAGTCAGTGATGAAGCAAGGAAAAAGATTGTTCGGAATATCATTGAAGCCTTGTCTGAATTTGTTGAGATTGATTCTCAGGATAAAGTCCAACTAAATGTCTCAACAGATCCAGACCTTGGTACGGTTTACTCTGTGACTGTCCCTGTCCGGCGAGTGAAACCTGAATACCAAGATTCTGAGGAGGATTACAGGGGGAAAATAACAGGCGTTGAATATAAAGACACTGGGGAGACATCCGGAACTGTTGATGTCACGTTTGATTTCTTTATTCCCAATGAGAAATAA
- the LOC109504893 gene encoding uncharacterized protein: MQQEEKDPVNMIASSKVFWDEKRHLEDAYLRNGFDLASANQETCRDQQTSSRNHGGNYSYGHSDHGGIEGSWINSKI, translated from the exons ATGCAGCAAGAGGAGAAGGATCCTGTAAATATGATTGCATCATCCAAG GTATTTTGGGACGAGAAAAGGCATTTAGAGGATGCATATTTGAGAAATGGGTTTGATCTGGCTTCTGCAAACCAGGAAACATGCAG AGATCAACAAACAAGTAGTAGGAACCATGGAGGGAATTATAGTTATGGCCATAGTGACCATGGCGGCATAGAAGGAAGCtggatcaactcaaaaatatga